One genomic window of Glycine soja cultivar W05 chromosome 9, ASM419377v2, whole genome shotgun sequence includes the following:
- the LOC114367443 gene encoding uncharacterized protein LOC114367443 isoform X3 produces MNSVFSINTTAHVALFRALHRAPQCALLCHNLKCLVTFYNSSNNYCRIPCSFGFVPSPSSLRSVRGLLLRTLRCISSFTASFASPAGGGNGSAGTGDSGRGDDSGSESGDANLKLELAGIIKLSTYSSFSLFECRKVVTSSKSPDSGNRLI; encoded by the exons ATGAATTCTGTGTTCTCCATCAACACCACCGCGCACGTGGCGCTCTTCAGAGCGCTCCATCGAGCTCCTCAATGCGCCTTGCTCTGCCACAACCTAAAATGCCTCGTTACTTTCTATAACAGCAGCAACAACTACTGCCGCATTCCGTGCTCTTTTGGCTTCGTGCCGTCGCCGTCCTCGCTTCGATCCGTCCGCGGACTGCTCCTGCGAACGCTGCGTTGCATTTCGAGCTTCACGGCTTCCTTTGCTTCTCCTGCTGGTGGTGGAAATGGCAGCGCTGGAACCGGCGACAGTGGCAGAGGTGACGATTCTGGCAGTGAGTCTGGAGATGCTAATCTCAAACTG GAACTTGCAGGGATCATTAAACTGTCAACATACTCAAGCTTTAGCTTGTTTGAATGTCGTAAAGTTGTTACCAGCTCCAAATCACCTGATTCTGGGAATAGACTGATTTAG
- the LOC114367443 gene encoding uncharacterized protein LOC114367443 isoform X1 gives MNSVFSINTTAHVALFRALHRAPQCALLCHNLKCLVTFYNSSNNYCRIPCSFGFVPSPSSLRSVRGLLLRTLRCISSFTASFASPAGGGNGSAGTGDSGRGDDSGSESGDANLKLVGDATQELSGLSPNVIILDVLELAGIIKLSTYSSFSLFECRKVVTSSKSPDSGNRLI, from the exons ATGAATTCTGTGTTCTCCATCAACACCACCGCGCACGTGGCGCTCTTCAGAGCGCTCCATCGAGCTCCTCAATGCGCCTTGCTCTGCCACAACCTAAAATGCCTCGTTACTTTCTATAACAGCAGCAACAACTACTGCCGCATTCCGTGCTCTTTTGGCTTCGTGCCGTCGCCGTCCTCGCTTCGATCCGTCCGCGGACTGCTCCTGCGAACGCTGCGTTGCATTTCGAGCTTCACGGCTTCCTTTGCTTCTCCTGCTGGTGGTGGAAATGGCAGCGCTGGAACCGGCGACAGTGGCAGAGGTGACGATTCTGGCAGTGAGTCTGGAGATGCTAATCTCAAACTGGTAGGAGACGCGACTCAGGAGCTTTCCGGACTTTCGCCTAATGTTATCATTCTTGATGTTTTG GAACTTGCAGGGATCATTAAACTGTCAACATACTCAAGCTTTAGCTTGTTTGAATGTCGTAAAGTTGTTACCAGCTCCAAATCACCTGATTCTGGGAATAGACTGATTTAG
- the LOC114367443 gene encoding copper-transporting ATPase PAA1, chloroplastic-like isoform X2, whose protein sequence is MNSVFSINTTAHVALFRALHRAPQCALLCHNLKCLVTFYNSSNNYCRIPCSFGFVPSPSSLRSVRGLLLRTLRCISSFTASFASPAGGGNGSAGTGDSGRGDDSGSESGDANLKLVGDATQELSGLSPNVIILDVLGSLNCQHTQALACLNVVKLLPAPNHLILGID, encoded by the exons ATGAATTCTGTGTTCTCCATCAACACCACCGCGCACGTGGCGCTCTTCAGAGCGCTCCATCGAGCTCCTCAATGCGCCTTGCTCTGCCACAACCTAAAATGCCTCGTTACTTTCTATAACAGCAGCAACAACTACTGCCGCATTCCGTGCTCTTTTGGCTTCGTGCCGTCGCCGTCCTCGCTTCGATCCGTCCGCGGACTGCTCCTGCGAACGCTGCGTTGCATTTCGAGCTTCACGGCTTCCTTTGCTTCTCCTGCTGGTGGTGGAAATGGCAGCGCTGGAACCGGCGACAGTGGCAGAGGTGACGATTCTGGCAGTGAGTCTGGAGATGCTAATCTCAAACTGGTAGGAGACGCGACTCAGGAGCTTTCCGGACTTTCGCCTAATGTTATCATTCTTGATGTTTTG GGATCATTAAACTGTCAACATACTCAAGCTTTAGCTTGTTTGAATGTCGTAAAGTTGTTACCAGCTCCAAATCACCTGATTCTGGGAATAGACTGA
- the LOC114367443 gene encoding uncharacterized protein LOC114367443 isoform X4, protein MNSVFSINTTAHVALFRALHRAPQCALLCHNLKCLVTFYNSSNNYCRIPCSFGFVPSPSSLRSVRGLLLRTLRCISSFTASFASPAGGGNGSAGTGDSGRGDDSGSESGDANLKLGSLNCQHTQALACLNVVKLLPAPNHLILGID, encoded by the exons ATGAATTCTGTGTTCTCCATCAACACCACCGCGCACGTGGCGCTCTTCAGAGCGCTCCATCGAGCTCCTCAATGCGCCTTGCTCTGCCACAACCTAAAATGCCTCGTTACTTTCTATAACAGCAGCAACAACTACTGCCGCATTCCGTGCTCTTTTGGCTTCGTGCCGTCGCCGTCCTCGCTTCGATCCGTCCGCGGACTGCTCCTGCGAACGCTGCGTTGCATTTCGAGCTTCACGGCTTCCTTTGCTTCTCCTGCTGGTGGTGGAAATGGCAGCGCTGGAACCGGCGACAGTGGCAGAGGTGACGATTCTGGCAGTGAGTCTGGAGATGCTAATCTCAAACTG GGATCATTAAACTGTCAACATACTCAAGCTTTAGCTTGTTTGAATGTCGTAAAGTTGTTACCAGCTCCAAATCACCTGATTCTGGGAATAGACTGA